The sequence AGCGTCACCGAGCCGTCGAGTTTCTCGTTGCCGAAGAGGGCGATGTAGCCGCCCTCCTTCGTCGGTTGCAGCAGGTCGACATCGAAGTCCATGGCGCGCAACGCCCGTTGTACGGCGGCGAGCGCCCGGTCCATCTTCATCGGCAGGCTCACCTTCTTCGATTCGGCCAGCCGTGCCGCCCGTTCGGCGACCACGCCGCCCACCGCGCTGAGCGCCGCCCCCACCGCGCTCACCGCCGCCCCGGCGACACAGCCGGAGAGAATGAGCCCCGAGGCCAGCAGTACCGGAATCAATCGCCCCATCGGAGTGCCTCCGCACAGGGGAGTCCCAACTGATCCATGATCCGGTCGACGACGAAAGCGAAGAGGTCGTCGATCGACTGCGGGCGGTGGTAGAAGCCGGGCATCGCCGGCAGGATGACGACGCCCATGCGGTCGAGGTTGCGCATCTGCTCCAGGTGGACGGCCGACAGCGGCGTCTCGCGGGGGACCAGGATCAATCGGCGTCGTTCCTTGAGCATCACGTCGGCGGCGCGCTCGATCAGGGTCTGCGCGGTGCCGCAGGCGATGCGGGCCAGCGTGCCCATTGAGCAGGGCACCACCACCATCCGCGTGATGCCGGCCGAGCCGGAGGCGGGCGGCGCCATCCAGTCGTCGAGCGGATGGAGGCGCAACTCCCCCACACCGGCCGCATCGAGATGGCTGCGCAGCAGCCGGCAGGCCTGCTCCGGCTGATCGGGCAGATCAAGATCCGCCTCCTGACGCAGCACTACCCGGGCGGCGTCGGAGACCATCAGATGCACCGTAACCCCCCGGGTCAGCAGGCGCTTGAGCAGCAGCAGCGCGTAGCCGGCGCCCGATGCGCCGGTGATGGCGACGGTGACGCGTGGGGCTTTTCCGGTCATGCCATAGTAAAACGCTCGCCGAGGTAGCGCCGGCGGGCGTCGGGGTGGGCGATGATCTCCTCGGGGGCGCCGTGCAGCAGGATGGCTCCGTCGGCCATCAGGTAGGCCCGGTCGCAGATCGAGAGGGTGTCGCGCACGTTGTGGTCGGTGATCAATACGCCGATGCCGCGTTGCTTCAGCTCGCCGATGATCCCCTGGATATCTTCGACGGCGATCGGATCGACACCGGCGAAGGGCTCGTCGAGCAGCAGGAATGCGGGGCGGGTGACCAGCGCGCGGGCGATCTCGGTCCGGCGGCGCTGGCCGCCGGAGAGGGTGTAGGCCTTCTGATGCTGGACCGATTCGATGCCGAACTCCACCAACAACCGCTCCAGCTCCTCCTCGATCTCCAGCGGACTCAGTTCCAGGGTTTCGAGGATGGCCAGCAGGTTTTCACGCACGGTCAGGGTGCGGAAGACGCTCGCCTCCTGCGGCAGATAGCCGATGCCCAGTCGGGCGCGGCGGTGCATCGGCAGGCCGGTGATGTCGCGGCCGTCGAGGGTGATGGTGCCGTCGTCCGGCGGGATCAGGCCGCAGACCATGTAGAAGGAGGTGGTTTTGCCCGCGCCGTTGGGGCCGAGCAGTCCGACACATTCGCTCTGCTCCAGGTGCAGGGTGACGTCGTGGACCACCGTGCGTCGGCCGAACCGTTTGTTCAATGCGCGGGCCTCCAGCCGCCTGCGGTTGCCGGCCGTTTCCTCGACCATCAAGGACGCAGCGGCCGGCGGTCGTCGTCGATGTGGAGGTGGACCCGTTCGCCCGCCTCCCCTTCGGTGACCCGGCTCTCTCCGCTGTCCAGCCGGTGTTCGATCCGGCCGCCGCGGATCAACCTGCCCCCCTCGGTCAACTCGGCGTTGCCGGAGAGGATGAGCAGCTGCCGACCTTCGTCGAAGGTGGCATGGTCGGCCCGCCCGCGCATCTTTTCGCGGCGCAGCCGTACATGACCGCTGGCCTCCGCCCGGTCGAGCCGGCCGCCCAGCCGGTCGCGGTAGTAGGCGGTCAGGGTGTCGCTTCGGATGTGCAGTTGTCGGGAGATCAGCTCGACGTCGCCGTGGAACCGGGCGCGATGGAGCTTCCGGTCGGCCACCATCTGCTGTGCCTCGATGGTGGTCGCCCGGGCATGGCCCGCGGTGAGGAGGCCGCCTGCCAGCAGGATGGCGACAAGCCGGGGCGCGCCTCGGAGCGGCATCAGAGCCCCTCGATCCGGACATGGCGGCGCACCGTCAGGCGCTGCCGCCGCTCGTCGATGATCAGATCCGCACCCTGCATGCGCCGCCCCTCCCCGACCGCCGAGAAGGCCCCCGGGATCCGTACCGTCCGCCGCGCACCGTCGAACCGCGCCTGCGTACTCTGCAGATGCCA comes from Zetaproteobacteria bacterium and encodes:
- a CDS encoding UbiX family flavin prenyltransferase, which codes for MTGKAPRVTVAITGASGAGYALLLLKRLLTRGVTVHLMVSDAARVVLRQEADLDLPDQPEQACRLLRSHLDAAGVGELRLHPLDDWMAPPASGSAGITRMVVVPCSMGTLARIACGTAQTLIERAADVMLKERRRLILVPRETPLSAVHLEQMRNLDRMGVVILPAMPGFYHRPQSIDDLFAFVVDRIMDQLGLPCAEALRWGD
- the lptB gene encoding LPS export ABC transporter ATP-binding protein, producing MVEETAGNRRRLEARALNKRFGRRTVVHDVTLHLEQSECVGLLGPNGAGKTTSFYMVCGLIPPDDGTITLDGRDITGLPMHRRARLGIGYLPQEASVFRTLTVRENLLAILETLELSPLEIEEELERLLVEFGIESVQHQKAYTLSGGQRRRTEIARALVTRPAFLLLDEPFAGVDPIAVEDIQGIIGELKQRGIGVLITDHNVRDTLSICDRAYLMADGAILLHGAPEEIIAHPDARRRYLGERFTMA